A window of Mixophyes fleayi isolate aMixFle1 chromosome 10, aMixFle1.hap1, whole genome shotgun sequence contains these coding sequences:
- the LOC142104470 gene encoding carbohydrate sulfotransferase 5-like yields MVKIRIKGSVATGLLVLQTIFLVFLYSRQSGHLSGADGKEKVHLLIISSWRSGSSFVGQIFSQHPDVFYLMEPAWHVWMTMFYNNAHVLHMAVRDLVRSVFLCDMSVFDSYMPKERNISYLFQWAVSRALCTTPACNSFSRDNIVNESQCKKLCAKSPFDRVEQSCNTYSHIVIKEVRFFDLKVLYPLLTDPSLNLKIIHLVRDPRAVAKSREQTKKSFTIDNAIVLNNNGTRLVDSKYQVIQEICRSNIQMYETATHKSPDFLKDRYMLVRYEDVVQDPLREIKEMYKFAQLKLTDKLGKWIYNITHGESTGNKKEAFVITSRNAVNVSQAWRHALPFQKVKQIQDVCKGVMNLFGYQLVDSEEEQKDLSTEVVLPRRKYLFSWS; encoded by the coding sequence ATGGTCAAGATACGGATTAAGGGCTCCGTAGCTACAGGACTTCTCGTGCTCCAAACAATATTTCTAGTCTTTTTGTACTCAAGACAAAGTGGTCACCTATCAGGCGCCGATGGAAAAGAGAAGGTCCATCTTCTTATCATTTCATCCTGGAGGTCCGGGTCATCTTTTGTCGGGCAAATCTTCAGCCAGCACCCAGATGTTTTCTACCTGATGGAGCCAGCCTGGCACGTGTGGATGACCATGTTCTACAACAATGCCCACGTTCTGCACATGGCAGTGAGGGACCTGGTAAGGTCCGTGTTCCTGTGCGACATGTCTGTATTTGACTCCTACATGCCAAAAGAGAGGAATATTTCATACCTGTTCCAGTGGGCGGTCAGCAGAGCATTGTGTACGACACCAGCCTGTAATTCCTTTTCCCGTGACAATATCGTTAACGAGTCGCAATGTAAAAAGCTATGTGCAAAATCTCCTTTTGACAGAGTGGAACAATCATGTAACACATACAGTCATATCGTCATAAAAGAAGTCCGCTTCTTTGACTTAAAAGTGCTGTACCCTCttctcaccgatccttctctcaACTTGAAAATAATCCACCTAGTCCGGGATCCTAGAGCTGTCGCAAAATCCCGCGAGCAGACGAAAAAATCGTTTACCATAGACAACGCAATTGTCCTCAACAACAACGGGACAAGGTTGGTGGACAGCAAGTACCAGGTGATCCAGGAGATATGTCGAAGTAACATTCAGATGTATGAAACGGCCACCCACAAGTCTCCCGACTTCCTTAAAGACCGGTACATGTTGGTGAGGTACGAAGACGTGGTTCAAGACCCCTTGAGGGAAATCAAAGAGATGTATAAATTTGCGCAGTTAAAACTTACCGATAAGCTTGGGAAATGGATTTACAACATCACGCATGGCGAGAGTACCGGAAACAAGAAGGAGGCTTTCGTTATAACATCACGCAACGCCGTCAACGTTTCCCAAGCCTGGCGTCACGCCCTTCCGTTTCAGAAAGTGAAACAGATACAAGATGTATGTAAAGGGGTTATGAATCTGTTCGGATACCAGCTTGTAGACTCGGAGGAGGAACAGAAAGACTTATCTACGGAAGTTGTTTTACCGAGGCGAAAGTATCTGTTCAGTTGGTCGTGA